In Phycisphaerae bacterium RAS1, the genomic window TGTCGCAATCCGGGAACAGCAGCGCGTATTGATCCGCGGCGCTCAGCGCCAGCACGAACGGGTTGATGTCCAGAATGTCCGTCGCGCCGTCGCAGTTCATGTCGCCCGGCGGCGTGGGCGGGCCGAGCCGCAGGTTCAGCCGCGTCGCCGGACCGGACGACACGACGATATCCTCGACAACGCGCGGCGCGCAGCCCGCCGCCTCGAAGCGCAGATCGTAATCGCCAGGCCGCAGCAGGCGGTGGTAGTCGCCCACGTCCGGATCGGTGTAGACGGTGTGACCGCGCCCGACAACGGTGACGGTCGCGGCCAGCGGCTGGCCCGTCAGGCGATGGGTCACGACGCCGCGGACGCCGGTGAGCGCGGTCTCCAGGTAGGCCATCATCGACTCGCGGTTGTTATTCCAGTAGGTCACGATCTGTGACGCCGGGGGCGTGCTGTCGGCAAGTTCGATGGTCACCTCGTTCCCGCCCATGTAGACATAGGCCCAGTCCTGCATGCCGCCGTAGATCACGTACCAGTCGGCGCCATTTGTAATCCCATGGTAGAACGTCGGGCTGTTCCACATGGGGGCGTTGTAACGGCTGTACTCTTCGCTGGCCCAGATGAAGACATCGTCGTCGGGAGAAGCCGTGTAGACCGATTGACCGCTGGCATTGGCGTCGTAGGGGTAGTTCACCACCATGGCCCCGCTGTGAAAATTGGCCGAGAGCGTCAGCGAGCGCCCGAATCGCCAGTTCATGATGTTGGCCGTCTCCACTTCGCGGCCGGCGGGAGTATTGACCGGGCTGGTGTACGGACAGGGGAAATTGCGGTTCAAGTTGACGCCGTGCGCGTTGTTGCGCGTGCCGTTCACAAAGCCGTCGGGATTCATCACGGGGACAATCCAGATTTCAAGCGAGTTCACCAGGTTCTGCACGCGCGGATCGGCGGCGTAGTTGGAAGTGAGGTAATCGATCAGGCCTAGGCACATCTCCATTCCGATAATTTCGTCGCCGTGCATGGTCGAAATGTAGGCGACTTCCGGCTCGTCCTCCTGCAACTGCACGTTGTCGCTAATGCACAGCGCCCACATCGTGCGGCCCTGCACGGTTAGCCCGAGGTTCACGCGACGGCACAACCCCGGATGAAGCGCCTCAGCCGCGGCGAGGTCGGCCTCAACCTGCGCGTAGGTGTGGTACGCAGCCCGGTCTTCGGGAGCCAGCGGCGGCGACGCCGGCCGTTGTGCGTCGCGCGGATCGGCGCCGGCAGCGATCAAAATCTCGGCCAATGCGCCTAGTCGCGCGAGCGCTTCCGGCTCCCCGGGGCATGCACGAGCCGCCAGCGCCAGCGGCGTCAAGCCGGAGAGGTTTCGAGCGCGTACGTCCGCGCCCGCCGCGATCAGTCGGGCGGCGACGTCCGTTCGCAATCGTCGCGCGGCCAGATGCAGCGGCGTTTCGCCGTTGGCGTCGGCCGCGGCGACGTCTGTGCCGCCGGCAAGGAGTTCAGCACACTCCCCGGCGTCGCCGCGCAGCGCCGCCCAGTGGAGGGCCGAACGCCCGAAGGAGTCACTCGGTGGCGCGGCGACCGGCGGAGCGGCGAAGATCACGACGTTGCAGGCGAAGGTAGCCAAAAGCGCGAGGCGTTTCATGACAAACGTCCTTTATGTGCGAAGCCCTCGTAGGCTGGGCTGGGCGTGTGGAGCCCAGCTTGGGCTGGGCTTAGCACGCCCAGCCCAGGCTACTACTACTACTACTACTCCCACACGCGGTCAAATCGTCATCCACCGGCGACGAGATCGATGAACGGGTTAATGTCCAGGATGTTCACTTCTCCATCGCCGTTCAGGTCGCCGGAAATCAAGTCGCAATCCGGCCAGGTGACGGCGAACGCGAACGGATCGCCGATCGCCAGCACGAACGCGTTGATATCCAGAATGTTCGCGGCGCCGTCGCAGTTCATGTCGCCCACCGGCCATGGCGTGCAGGCGGCTCCGCCCGGCAGGATTCGCAGGGTCCAGCTATTGAGCGTGCCGGTGTCGGCGCCGGCCTGATCGCTGACCGTCAGTGTCCACGTGCCGGTCGGCCGCTGGTTGTCGAAGGCGGCCAGCGTTCCCGGGCCGTCCGGAGCTGAGCCTTCGTCGTCATATGTCAGGACCAGGTTGTCGGCTCCGCCGCCGCTGCGATTGTGCAGCGTGACGACCGTGCCCTGTGGCGAGGTCAGCGTGACGAGCAGGTCGCCGACGTAGGTGTGCGTCAGGTTCAGATCGACATTGACGTCGGCGATGCAGAAACGGCGCGTCACGACGGTGCGGCTGGTGATGGTCGAGTAGTCATTGATCGGCTTGGGTACGTCGGGGGACGGGAAGACGTGCCGGCCGATCTGCAAGACGACCTGCCGCGTGGAATCGCCAATGCCGTCGGTCAGATTGTCGAAGTGCACGTTGGTCACGTAGACGCCCGGCAGGAGCGATTGGGCGTCCTCGTCGATGATGAAGCGCGCTTCGACGCTCGTTCCGCCCGGCAGGACGCTGATCGGCGACGTTTCGACCGTGAGCCAGTCCACGGGCGGTTCGAGCGTGATGCCGTAGCTGATTGCGTAGTCGGCGACGTTGCGGAGCAAATAGGTCGCTTCCGCCGGCACAAACGGACCACCCAGCGGCCCCTCGGCGCTCAGCGAGCCGGATGGGCTGACGCGCAGCGCCGCCTGCGCCTCGGGGATGGCGAGCGTCGGGTCGCCCATCAGGTTGTACATTTCGAAGTAGCGGCGAGTCGTGCTGCCCGAGCCCATCTGCGTCAGGTAGCGCAGCTTGGTCGCGTTGAAGGCGGGGCCGACTTCACGAAGGTAGTCGTCGTAAAGGACGATGAAGAGCTTGCGCTGCAGCACGTCGTCCTCATCCCAGTAACTGTTGACGGTCGAGGCCCAGATGGCCGCTGCGCCCTTGCTCGGCGCCCGCACCCACGTTTCGGCGAAGCACTCGGTCAGGACATAGTTGCCCGTCAGACACGCGAAG contains:
- the cpt_1 gene encoding Carboxypeptidase T precursor; its protein translation is MKRLALLATFACNVVIFAAPPVAAPPSDSFGRSALHWAALRGDAGECAELLAGGTDVAAADANGETPLHLAARRLRTDVAARLIAAGADVRARNLSGLTPLALAARACPGEPEALARLGALAEILIAAGADPRDAQRPASPPLAPEDRAAYHTYAQVEADLAAAEALHPGLCRRVNLGLTVQGRTMWALCISDNVQLQEDEPEVAYISTMHGDEIIGMEMCLGLIDYLTSNYAADPRVQNLVNSLEIWIVPVMNPDGFVNGTRNNAHGVNLNRNFPCPYTSPVNTPAGREVETANIMNWRFGRSLTLSANFHSGAMVVNYPYDANASGQSVYTASPDDDVFIWASEEYSRYNAPMWNSPTFYHGITNGADWYVIYGGMQDWAYVYMGGNEVTIELADSTPPASQIVTYWNNNRESMMAYLETALTGVRGVVTHRLTGQPLAATVTVVGRGHTVYTDPDVGDYHRLLRPGDYDLRFEAAGCAPRVVEDIVVSSGPATRLNLRLGPPTPPGDMNCDGATDILDINPFVLALSAADQYALLFPDCDILLGDLNGDGLVDILDINPFIAALAE